A single window of Paenibacillus sp. SYP-B4298 DNA harbors:
- a CDS encoding response regulator, with amino-acid sequence MWNLMVVEDEALVRVGLRYMVDWESHDVHWKAEASNGEEALRLMEEQDIHIVMTDIRMPGMDGLALADQIKERYSHVQIIFLSSYDNFPYVKEALRLGAIDYLHKPTMAEEEIAGALTKAKLLLEKDSSTRSKPGLSEQEKNDLLLSLLDTYTFPDRAALKELQGGWLTGPLWVCLFRVRDDAHQELTAAEAHLESGRASTGDNEGDPLKFLSVRYVIDEYVSRDWGGDVFHRNHREIIWLAPATDKAGRTGAKDRGKYLERLRQKVFDILNEVIVFSASGDYKSLEDIPAAYMEALLRFPINKQSDSHHVRMVKEYIDAHLVEELSLQKASEMTGITAGYLSRIFQREIGESFSEYIIRNKMTHAQRLLRESSMKVYEVAAAVGYANPHYFSKLFKERTGMTPLEYRNR; translated from the coding sequence ATGGTGGTAGAGGATGAGGCGCTCGTGCGGGTCGGGCTGCGTTATATGGTGGACTGGGAAAGCCATGATGTGCACTGGAAGGCGGAGGCCTCCAATGGCGAAGAAGCGCTCCGGCTGATGGAGGAGCAGGACATCCATATCGTGATGACTGACATTCGGATGCCGGGCATGGACGGGCTGGCGCTGGCGGACCAGATTAAGGAGCGGTACAGCCATGTGCAGATCATTTTCTTGAGCAGCTATGACAATTTCCCGTATGTGAAGGAGGCGCTGCGGCTGGGGGCGATCGACTATCTGCACAAGCCGACGATGGCGGAGGAGGAGATTGCCGGGGCGCTAACTAAGGCCAAGCTGCTGCTGGAGAAGGACAGTTCCACTCGGAGCAAGCCGGGACTGTCCGAGCAGGAGAAGAATGATCTGCTGCTGTCGCTGCTCGATACGTATACGTTCCCGGACCGTGCGGCTCTGAAGGAGCTGCAGGGGGGCTGGCTGACCGGGCCGCTGTGGGTCTGCCTGTTCCGTGTGCGCGATGATGCGCACCAGGAGCTGACGGCTGCAGAGGCGCATCTGGAGTCAGGTCGTGCCAGCACGGGGGACAATGAAGGCGACCCTCTCAAATTTTTATCCGTGCGCTACGTCATTGATGAGTATGTATCCAGAGATTGGGGGGGCGATGTCTTTCACCGCAATCACCGGGAGATTATATGGCTGGCTCCAGCGACGGATAAGGCGGGACGGACGGGGGCGAAGGACAGGGGCAAGTACCTGGAACGGCTGCGGCAGAAGGTATTCGACATCTTGAATGAGGTGATCGTGTTCTCGGCAAGCGGCGATTACAAGTCGCTTGAGGACATCCCGGCAGCTTACATGGAGGCCCTGCTGCGCTTCCCGATCAACAAGCAGAGCGACAGTCATCATGTGCGGATGGTCAAGGAATATATTGATGCGCATCTGGTGGAGGAGCTGTCGCTGCAGAAGGCTTCGGAGATGACCGGAATTACCGCGGGCTATCTGAGCCGAATCTTCCAGCGCGAGATTGGGGAGAGCTTCAGCGAGTATATTATTCGTAACAAAATGACTCATGCCCAAAGGCTGCTGCGCGAGAGCAGCATGAAGGTGTATGAGGTGGCGGCAGCGGTCGGCTATGCGAATCCGCATTACTTCAGCAAGCTCTTCAAGGAGCGGACAGGGATGACGCCGTTGGAATACCGTAATCGCTAG
- a CDS encoding DoxX family protein: MNRTAEIGLLIARIVLGLTFAIHGYDKFQGGIGNVGMWFDSMGIPQFMSYIVAIVELVGGLLLIVGLGTRAIGALLAITMVVAIFKVKLAVGFTGNGEMAGYELDLALLAMSVMLVLTGSRLLSVDQLLFKSDASSKSSISS, translated from the coding sequence ATGAATCGAACAGCAGAAATCGGATTGCTAATTGCAAGAATTGTGCTCGGACTTACATTTGCTATTCATGGCTATGACAAATTTCAAGGTGGCATCGGCAATGTCGGCATGTGGTTCGACAGCATGGGCATTCCGCAATTCATGAGCTATATTGTCGCGATCGTCGAGCTGGTGGGCGGACTGCTGCTCATAGTTGGACTGGGTACGCGCGCCATCGGAGCGCTGCTGGCAATTACGATGGTCGTCGCGATCTTCAAGGTCAAGCTGGCAGTCGGATTCACTGGCAATGGCGAGATGGCTGGCTATGAGCTTGATCTGGCGTTGCTGGCAATGTCCGTCATGCTAGTACTGACTGGCAGTCGCCTGCTCTCTGTGGATCAGTTGCTGTTCAAATCGGATGCTTCCAGCAAATCCTCCATTTCTTCCTAA